From a single Athene noctua chromosome 2, bAthNoc1.hap1.1, whole genome shotgun sequence genomic region:
- the BLVRA gene encoding biliverdin reductase A produces the protein MFGTVVVGVGIAGLARIRDLMNPMPSSPSEHLKLFGFVSRRDFGNINEAKQISLEDALRSKEIHAAFISTENRSHEETIRMFLEAGKHVLVEYPMALSAKAAHELWEMAEQKDKVLHVEHIELLTEEYKQLKKEVAGKELVKGTLHFTGSVLDENKTGFPAFSGIARLTWLIDLFGDLTVTSATRVKQKDKNYSRMTVHFQTSNEKPLTWIEERGPGMRREKKINFCFTSGCLENFPQAPRSAVGLFMQDQNLFAKKLLGQVSKEELAAEKWRILRCLDLAELIQQHCEQPEKICS, from the exons ATGTTTGGGACGGTGGTGGTTGGAGTTGGAATTGCTGGCTTAGCACGAATCCGAGACTTGATGAatccgatgccttccagcccttctgaGCACCTGAAACTCTTTGGATTTGTATCCAG GAGGGATTTTGGCAATATTAATGAGGCCAAGCAGATTAGCCTGGAAGATGCTCTAAGAAGCAAAGAGATCCATGCAGCCTTCATCAGCACAGAGAACAGAAGCCATGAAGAAACCATCAG AATGTTTTTAGAAGCTGGGAAACATGTCCTTGTTGAGTACCCCATGGCTTTGTCTGCTAAGGCGGCCCATGAGCTCTGGGAAATGGCTGAGCAGAAAG ATAAAGTACTCCATGTGGAGCATATTGAACTTCTGACTGAAGAGTACAAGCAGCTGAAAAAAGAAGTGGCTGGGAAAGAACTGGTGAAGGGAACATTGCATTTCACAG GTAGCGTCCTCgatgaaaacaaaacaggattcCCAGCTTTCAGTGGAATTGCCCGACTGACTTGGCTGATTGACCTCTTTGGAGACCTCACTGTTACCTCTGCCACCAGAGTAAAGCAGAAGGATAAGAATTATTCCAGAATGACTGTTCACTTTCAGACGTCAAACGAGAA ACCTCTGACTTGGATTGAAGAAAGGGGACCAGGAATGAGACgtgaaaagaaaatcaacttCTGTTTCACAAGTGGTTGCCTGGAGAACTTCCCTCAAGCCCCAAGGTCTGCAGTGGGCCTTTTCATGCAGGATCAGAACCTCTTTGCCAAAAAACTGCTGGGCCAGGTATCCAAGGAGGAGCTGGCCGCTGAGAAATGGCGAATTTTGCGGTGTCTTGACCTTGCCGAGCTGATCCAGCAGCACTGTGAACAGCCAGAGAAAATCTGTTCCTGA